From the Ipomoea triloba cultivar NCNSP0323 chromosome 8, ASM357664v1 genome, the window TAGTCTCGTGGCCCGCCACGAGTTTAGCCTAGGAAGTTGAGATTTCCTTTGGTTGCCTTCCGCCGGAGTCCGGAGATTTCCTTTGGTTGCCTTCGGAAGTTGTAATTGCAGGTCATTTACCggtttttggggttttttgccccaattttacatgttaaagggtctaattgtactttttaaatattcggggcctaattgacttttcagctaTTGTTCAGGGGctaatttgacccttttccctttatttattttgaaatattaaccGTTTAAATCCAttgctagaaaaaaaaaaatagtgtttcCTTTCTTGGCTGGTgctctttaaaaataaaacaggaATGATTCTGCTCTTTACTCCATTCTCCCTTTCTCCCATTTTGCTTTGGATTTTGTTCTCTGAGACAGCTCGGAAAAACTATATATACGCTATGAGCGTATATACACATTAGATACCGCAAAGCTCAAAATCGCAGTGAATTGGGTGTTGGAAGTGCATATCGGAAAGTTTCTGAAATCTCAATTGATTCTGCGGAAAATGTTTCCTTATTCTTCTTCTGATGATTCTTCTTCTCCTGATGAGCCGGGAAAGAAAGAAATGAGGTACAAGACGAAGGTTATTCAGTTCATGGGCCGGACCACTCCTATCGTCCTCCAGAACGACAATGGCCCCTGTCCTCTGCTTGCTATCTGTAAACTTCTCTTCTCTGTCGTAGGGTTTTTTTCgtgtgtatatatgtgcatGTGTAGTTCGTGTCGTATATGAACTATCTTTACCATTTTATTTGTTAAGTTTGCGATTGCGACTTCGCTTGAATCCAATTTGTGTCTTCTGGACGAAGAAGTGATCGTTTGACTGTTCTTGAAGTGATCgtgtgtatatatgtgcatGTGTAGTTCGTGTCTTATATGAACTATCTTTACCATTTTATTTGTTAAGTTTGCGATTGCGACTTCGCTTGAATCCAATTTGTGTCTTCTGGACGAAGAAGTGATCGTTTGAGAATCCAATTTGTGTCTTCTGGACGAAGAAGTGATCGTTTGACTGTTCTTGATGTGTCTTCTGGACGAAGAAGTGATCGTTTGACTGTTCTTGACTGTTCTTTTTCGTTCTTTGTATTAGTTTTGTCTTTATCGTGTTGGATTAGTCAGCTTGGATTGCCCTGGAAATAGTGTTGCATTTGAGCTAATTACGATTGATGTTGGTGCAGTGTATGGCATTTTCAAGAGTTCATCAAGTCAATGATTTGAATTCTTTGAATATTAGTAGTGGATAAAACTGAATCAAAACATTCTTGTGTGATTTTCCATGTATGATAAATCAgggaaataataaataaaaggatCCATTATCTTGATCAAGATCGGTTATATAAGCTACAAACTAGTGTTCCTTGAtctttattttgattttctaCTAAATTTGAAGTTTGTTACCTTACAGAATTATGGAGTGTGTGATCATGGAGTGTGTTGGATTTGTCTGCAACATGTCAGTGCTTATTTTTCCTTTTGCAGACCAAGTTTCTGATCGCTGTTTCCTCGTGTAACCTATAGGCAATATATTGTTGTTGACGAATCGTTTGGAGTTGAGTCCTGATGTCCCTGAGGTGTCACAACAGAAACTCCTTTCACTTGTTGCTAAGAGGCTGATATATTCAAGCAGTAATGTCAATGTAATTCCTCTTTGCAGCTTATTTTAGAAAACTTATATTTCTAATTGCACTACAGAGTAGACAGATACTAGTGGTTATTAATGGAGATACAGGATAAAGATGCAGAATATGTTAAGAATCAGCAACAAAAAGTCACTGATGCAATTGACTTGCTTCCCAGACTTGCAACTGGACTTTttgtaaatacaaaatttgaaaggTAGTTTATCTTGTCtcttgatttttatttctttaactACATTATCCATCATGATCACCTGGTTTGTGGTGTCTTATGTTTATGAATGTAATGGTGTGCATGTTTTGCCATTATTTGCAGAATTGGTGACTTTGAGTATACTGGGGAACTTGCCATTTTTGAGCTGTTAGATATTCCTCTCTATCATGGTTGGATAGTTGATCCGGAGGTATGAGCTTTTAAACATAATTTACTAATGAAGTTTTTTGCTGGACTATTTTAAGAAAGCTTCAGTTTCTCCTCTCctttatattttctctatataaTCCTTTCATAGATTATCTTAACTATAGAAAATTTCTCTGTAGTTCCACCTAAATTTTAGTTGGTCACAGTTAATGGTTCAAGCTTCACTATGCAtggagtattttattttattttccatgaTGCCTCAAGCCATGGCCTCTCTGTTCCACTTTTTgtgatattttgaatttttttttattttttatgttaaagATGTTCTTCTGATGTAATATTTCATTGACTTACTCATTTTACTGATTAATTTTAGTTTCCTCTTAGAagcttttaatttaaaattgatattctaatatgaaattgatgctGAAGGCAATCCATTTTGACCCTGAAAGTTACTGTTGTAAATTTTCATATCATCATATAATCATCCTTCTTTTTTATCAGGATCATGATACTGCAAAAGCAATTGGATCAAAGACATATAATACTCTGATGGGGGAGCTTGTAGCTCTTGAAACACGAGATATGGGGAGTGAACATAAGAAAAGTGCTGAAAATGATGCTGCAACAACTGCAGCACTAGGGGTGCCTTCTCCTACCCTTTCAAGAGGCAAATCTTTCAATGATTCTTCTGTTTCCATCTCTGACAAACACAAGGCAAGAAGAGGAgacattgaagaagaagaacagtTGCAAAGAGCTTTGGAGCTGTCTATGGCTGAAGGGACAATTTCTTCAGGAGATGATTTACTTACTAATGTACAAAATTCACCAAATGTGGTTGCGAATATCAAAGATCATGAACGACTAGTTTCTGACAAGGCATCTGAAATAAATGTTGCCAAAGACACTTCCCAGCCTGAAGCACCAATTTCCAATGTAGTCACAGTATCTGATGGTTCTAGGAAGTTGGATGATGTGGTTCTTAACCCAAATAGCTGTGAATCAGAGTCGGCAGGAGTAGCTGCTAGTTCCTCTCCAAGGATTAGTCATGATCCGTCCAAAGAAACCGGAGAGCCAAATTTGCTGGTTGAGAACACTGACCAATCTGAAGAAGTTCCCTCATCTGCAGGTGGAAGTCATGTGCGTATAGTTGGGGACAATATAGGTATTAAAGATCAATTCACCTTTGCTCATGGACATATGACAGAGACCAATCAAAATAGTTGTGATGCATTAGATTCATCTAGTTCACTGGCACTGCATGTAGATTCTCATTTGTCTAGTGGAAGAAGACAAGACTCGGATGATCCTGAAACTTTTACTTCTAGTGTTGATGGAAGACAAGACTCGGATGTTCTAGCCAAACAAGTGGATGGAGACAGTAGACATGTTCACAATGAAAGTCCCGAGGATGGGATCTCTGCAAGAGAGGGTAAGAGTTGTTTATAGGAAGAAATATCAATTTGGCCCCTATGTTTCTGTTGTCTAGTCAAGTTttccctattttattttattttatcaaatttagaTTAGCTTATGCTGTTTCCTTCATTTTTCCCTgactaattgtaatttttttgctTTCCATTAATTTAATCTATTTCGTACTTGACCCTACCACATAAATCATTAACTGCTAAATGTCAATGAACAATTAAcataaataaagaacaaaataatttaacttttatgtgTCAAGGAGCAATTCATTAGataagtatttattttatttaatttttttgggttaattGCTCCTTGACATATAGTGGGTCAATGGTTTATGTGGTAGGCTCATGTAAAAAGTGGGTTAAATTAACAAAACGAAATAAAAATTGCTAACAGTCAGGCAAATGAAATGAAATCAGCATAAAATAGACTAAAACTGACCAAAGAAAAAAGCAAAAGATAGGACAAAATTGACAAGGCGACAAAAGCATAGCGACCAAATTGATATGTTGGCCAATGTTTGTACTTCGTATATACTAATGTGTTTTAATAATGCTTCACTTTGTTTTATGTTGACATTCATATTTTTGTGTTAGTTCATGGATACTTTGTTTACTATTCTTAGTTCTTGCAGGGGAATTGATCAGGAACTTCTTGAATGCTAATGCCAGTCAACTGACAATCTATGGGTGAGTTTGTTTTCCGCTTTCTGGTATGCCATTGGGAATTAACATGTTGCATTCTACCAGGCAAGTTATGGTTTTTTCCCCTCCCCTGCAGATTAGGTTGCTTGCAAGCTGGTCTGAAAGAGCGTGAGCTTTGTGTTTTCTTTCGGAACAATCATTTTAACACCATGTTTAAGGTCAGTTTGTATCCTGCATCTTATTATAACTGACAGATCCATGTTATTATTGAATTTGAAGTTTTATTTTGTGGCCTACGTTTTGCTTTTTGACTTCATTTTACTTGGCATATATCCTGGTATTTATGTTTAATGCAGTTTGAAGGGGAGTTATATATTTTAGCCACGGACATAGGCTTCTTAAACCAGCCTAATTTGGTGTGGGAAAAGCTGAATGAGGTATGGTTTCTGGACTTAAGTTAAACTTAAGTTATTTCTGTAAAGTGAAAAATAAGGTCTGGCCAACATATGTACACTCTAGTGAAGCTCTCAATTTATAGGTCTACACTGGTCATTGCAATAAAATGCTGTTAACACCCCACCTTGCTGTTTATTTTTCCTCAGATATGCCCTTGCACTTTAAAGTTTCAGTGCTTTTCAATTTGCTTTACAAAGTCTTTATTTTGGGCCCACCATTGACTGCTGATCCCAAGACTTCGACCTCTGTATTGCATAGACCAACTTccacaaaaatgtcaccgcCAGTGATGTCTACTGTTTTTATGATCTCCCCTGATTAGAAGACTTGGGTGGATATGCTATAACCGAACTATTGTTTCTGGATTATAACCACTGCTGCTTGCATTGGTCTTTAGGTGAAGGGGGACACATATTATGTGACAAGTAACTTTAAGGAGTTCAAGTTGGGAAATAGCTCCAATAATGCATGGGATCGACTTACTGCCATCACTTCTACTGctgtatgtaatttttttttttttttctaaaattaatgtGGTGAATTGTTTTGATGCATTTTTGAAACTTGACTTCAAGTATCGTGCAGGAATTTCTAGAGAGCTTAGGAAATGCTGTGAAGAATAAATATTTCGAgtaaaagtttaattaatttacacttatttatattttctcttacATGTGATCGGACACTGGTTGCAATTACTATGTTGGCCATTATGTTGATAGCCATGTAATTTATAGTTCAAGGCAGACTGAATTTTGGAACACGTTATCTTAAATCCTACTGCTGTAACCAGTTCTTCTATAGTCAGTGTCACTCCAAAACCAATTACCCAACAATTACATTTTCTCTATTTAATGTTTGTCATAATACAAATTTTAAGATTTACTTGTTTGTAAAAGAAATATTTGTTCAGATAAGTTATCAGTTTGCTTCTATAATCTTAATTGACAGCTGAGATATCCTACCTTGTGACAATCAtgtattttgttgttgtttgccAGTCCTGATACAGAATTGGCAATATCACTTCAGCAGCAGGAATTTGAGCAAGAAGGTTGCCAGGCACGGGCTAATCGTAAGCAGGCCCAACCGATTGGTGATGGTGGGCCAAGGTTGATAGTTGGTCCTCGTAATCAGGCCCAACCCACTGGTGATGGTGGGCCAAGGTTGATAGTTGGTCCTCGTAATCAGGCACATTTTctcagacttttttttttttaatcttattagATTTTTAGCAGATTCTTAAGTGGCTTTGAAGTTtgcttttgtgtgtgtgtgtgtgtgtggaaatTGCTAGTTCACTGGATTATGCTTTATATGGAATCCGTGATGTTGTACAGGTATCAAGGCCGAATAGAAACCAATCAACTTCCTCTTCCAATCAGGAATCAGAGCCAGCAAAAGAAAAGTGTACTGTGATGTAAATCCAACCGTGGTGTgtattgtaaataattttgttttgtttgtttgtaattttttgttCGACTCTCTGCTTTCGA encodes:
- the LOC116027778 gene encoding ubiquitin carboxyl-terminal hydrolase MINDY-2-like → MFPYSSSDDSSSPDEPGKKEMRYKTKVIQFMGRTTPIVLQNDNGPCPLLAICNILLLTNRLELSPDVPEVSQQKLLSLVAKRLIYSSSNVNDKDAEYVKNQQQKVTDAIDLLPRLATGLFVNTKFERIGDFEYTGELAIFELLDIPLYHGWIVDPEDHDTAKAIGSKTYNTLMGELVALETRDMGSEHKKSAENDAATTAALGVPSPTLSRGKSFNDSSVSISDKHKARRGDIEEEEQLQRALELSMAEGTISSGDDLLTNVQNSPNVVANIKDHERLVSDKASEINVAKDTSQPEAPISNVVTVSDGSRKLDDVVLNPNSCESESAGVAASSSPRISHDPSKETGEPNLLVENTDQSEEVPSSAGGSHVRIVGDNIDSHLSSGRRQDSDDPETFTSSVDGRQDSDVLAKQVDGDSRHVHNESPEDGISAREGELIRNFLNANASQLTIYGLGCLQAGLKERELCVFFRNNHFNTMFKFEGELYILATDIGFLNQPNLVWEKLNEVKGDTYYVTSNFKEFKLGNSSNNAWDRLTAITSTAEFLESLGNAVKNKYFDPDTELAISLQQQEFEQEGCQARANRKQAQPIGDGGPRLIVGPRNQAQPTGDGGPRLIVGPRNQVSRPNRNQSTSSSNQESEPAKEKCTVM